The following coding sequences are from one Thermofilaceae archaeon window:
- a CDS encoding secondary thiamine-phosphate synthase enzyme YjbQ, with protein sequence MVLKVYFKEIIVRTQKRRELVDITHEVEHAVAASGISNGLCLVFAPHATAAIVANEHEKGLMNDILRKLEEEYPTDGGWEHNLIDDNAAAHLASAFIGSARVFPVKDGRLIRGTWQSIFLVELDGPRPTRRVLVEVIGE encoded by the coding sequence ATGGTCTTGAAGGTCTATTTCAAGGAGATAATTGTAAGGACACAGAAGAGGCGCGAGCTGGTAGATATCACTCATGAGGTTGAACATGCGGTCGCTGCAAGTGGAATCAGCAACGGGTTATGCCTTGTGTTTGCCCCCCACGCTACAGCCGCTATTGTCGCGAATGAGCATGAGAAGGGTTTAATGAACGATATCTTGAGGAAGCTGGAGGAAGAGTACCCAACCGACGGAGGCTGGGAGCACAACTTGATTGACGATAATGCGGCTGCGCATCTCGCCTCCGCGTTCATCGGGTCCGCTAGAGTTTTCCCAGTGAAAGATGGTAGACTCATTCGAGGAACTTGGCAGAGTATTTTCTTGGTCGAGCTTGATGGGCCTCGCCCTACGAGAAGAGTCCTAGTAGAGGTGATCGGGGAGTGA
- a CDS encoding isopentenyl phosphate kinase: MSTVVIKIGGSLITDKRRPFTLNERALEEVAESIASIRDGARRIVIVHGGGSFGHYAVQQSRGDVQKLLTDVAYWMAFLNHKVVHALIQHGVPAVGLPTWLVARGSKEGFHVETGLVAKLLEVGVVPVTHGGLINTDEGFKILSGDTLASRFAVELPASVLVFIMDVEGVYTEDPRANPSATLLTVLRRDDVARIRGGSSGVDVTGGLMLKLSEAIYAAERGVKVALGGVKALKSIVEGVEGRYTRVIP; the protein is encoded by the coding sequence ATGAGCACAGTTGTGATAAAGATCGGGGGCTCTCTAATAACCGATAAACGGAGGCCTTTCACGCTGAATGAACGTGCTCTGGAAGAAGTTGCCGAGAGCATTGCTTCTATCCGTGACGGAGCTAGAAGGATCGTAATAGTGCACGGGGGTGGAAGTTTCGGCCACTACGCTGTACAGCAGTCCCGCGGGGACGTTCAGAAGCTCTTGACCGACGTCGCGTACTGGATGGCCTTCCTAAACCATAAAGTCGTGCACGCGCTCATACAGCACGGCGTACCAGCTGTAGGGCTACCCACGTGGCTCGTCGCGCGAGGCTCGAAGGAAGGATTTCACGTTGAAACGGGACTAGTGGCGAAGCTGCTTGAGGTTGGAGTTGTACCAGTTACTCACGGAGGCCTGATCAATACCGATGAAGGCTTCAAGATCCTATCAGGCGACACTTTGGCTAGCAGATTCGCTGTCGAGTTGCCGGCTTCAGTATTGGTCTTTATCATGGATGTCGAAGGGGTTTACACTGAAGATCCACGGGCGAACCCCTCAGCGACTTTGCTCACTGTTTTGAGGAGGGACGACGTGGCTCGCATAAGAGGGGGGAGCTCAGGCGTCGATGTAACGGGAGGGTTAATGTTAAAACTGAGTGAAGCAATCTACGCCGCAGAACGAGGGGTCAAAGTAGCCCTAGGTGGCGTAAAAGCGCTCAAATCAATTGTCGAAGGTGTGGAGGGCCGCTACACCCGAGTAATCCCTTAA
- a CDS encoding polyprenyl synthetase family protein → MAVLEDLLKLGSIIEAALEDYLLRDTDEDFREAVLYPIKTGGKRLRPALTIASSLAVGGGVDEAIPAAVAVELAHNYSLIFDDIIDHSELRRGQPTLWKKYGLTTAILVAVHYRESISQALNDASDPRLFNEIMARTLKLLVEGERLDVLFEQAGRRDEPYVLERRRTAVSVKDYLDMVYKKTGALIETACVFGALSGRAPRPLVEALGDYGRNLGLAFQIGDDIIDIFGREETTGKKVGKDIEEHKLGNIVVLLALEELSERGREELLSILKRDSTSAEDVQRAIELISSTNSKKRAEEMRRSYANAAKKALERLPENDGKRLLKELAEFVAVREF, encoded by the coding sequence ATGGCAGTGCTCGAGGATCTGCTGAAATTGGGTAGCATCATCGAAGCGGCTCTCGAGGATTACCTGTTGAGGGACACCGATGAGGACTTTCGCGAAGCGGTCCTCTACCCAATTAAAACCGGAGGAAAGAGGTTGAGACCGGCTTTAACGATAGCTTCATCGTTAGCAGTGGGTGGGGGGGTTGACGAAGCAATACCCGCTGCTGTAGCTGTCGAGCTAGCCCATAACTACTCGCTAATTTTCGACGATATAATCGACCACAGCGAGCTGAGAAGGGGGCAGCCAACTCTGTGGAAGAAGTACGGTCTTACAACCGCAATCCTCGTGGCTGTTCACTATAGGGAGTCGATAAGTCAAGCACTCAACGATGCTAGCGATCCCAGGCTCTTCAATGAGATAATGGCCAGAACCTTGAAGCTGTTGGTCGAGGGGGAGCGCCTAGACGTGCTTTTCGAGCAGGCTGGGAGAAGGGACGAACCTTACGTTCTTGAGAGAAGGAGGACCGCGGTATCCGTGAAAGATTACCTCGACATGGTTTACAAGAAGACGGGCGCGCTCATCGAAACGGCCTGCGTTTTCGGAGCTCTTTCGGGACGCGCTCCACGGCCGCTTGTAGAGGCGTTAGGGGATTATGGTAGAAACCTGGGTCTAGCCTTTCAAATCGGAGATGATATAATCGATATTTTCGGACGCGAGGAAACAACAGGAAAGAAGGTGGGAAAGGATATTGAAGAGCATAAGCTGGGCAACATCGTGGTGCTTCTCGCGCTGGAGGAGCTCTCCGAGAGGGGTAGAGAAGAGCTTCTTTCGATACTAAAGCGTGACTCCACCTCTGCAGAGGACGTGCAGAGGGCGATCGAGTTGATATCGTCGACCAACTCCAAGAAGAGGGCTGAGGAAATGAGAAGATCGTATGCTAACGCGGCAAAGAAAGCCTTAGAACGGCTTCCCGAAAACGATGGAAAGAGACTGCTCAAGGAGCTCGCTGAGTTTGTAGCCGTAAGGGAGTTCTGA
- a CDS encoding Lrp/AsnC ligand binding domain-containing protein, translating to MASEEIKITAYVILVVEAGKEYEVLRKLLEMNAVGEAHIVYGEYDIIARLEVADLAELEKTVMFIRRIPGVERSITLISA from the coding sequence ATGGCTTCAGAAGAAATAAAAATTACAGCTTATGTGATTCTAGTCGTTGAGGCTGGTAAGGAATATGAGGTTTTAAGGAAACTTTTAGAAATGAATGCTGTGGGCGAGGCTCACATAGTTTACGGTGAATACGATATTATAGCCAGGTTAGAGGTTGCCGATTTAGCCGAGCTCGAGAAAACAGTGATGTTCATACGAAGGATACCGGGAGTGGAGAGGAGCATAACATTGATATCAGCCTAA
- the gcvH gene encoding glycine cleavage system protein GcvH, with translation MSEEVIYEGYRFPRNLKYSEFHAWVKVVGERRVRIGVTDFAQKKIRVVVFVDMPNVGLRVKRGDVLVTLESIKAVSEVLSPVSGKVVSCNERLDDDPSLINKDPYGEGWIAEVEIEEPGDFERLLSAEEYLERVVKASLGEAKL, from the coding sequence GTGAGTGAGGAGGTAATCTATGAGGGATACCGTTTCCCTCGAAACCTCAAGTACAGCGAGTTCCATGCGTGGGTAAAAGTCGTAGGTGAAAGGAGGGTTAGGATTGGAGTAACCGACTTCGCTCAGAAGAAGATTCGTGTCGTGGTCTTCGTCGATATGCCCAATGTAGGTTTGAGAGTAAAGCGAGGCGATGTTCTAGTAACGCTGGAGTCCATAAAGGCGGTCAGCGAGGTTCTATCTCCGGTTAGCGGTAAAGTGGTATCATGCAACGAGAGGCTTGATGACGACCCGAGCTTGATAAATAAGGACCCCTACGGCGAAGGCTGGATAGCTGAAGTTGAAATCGAAGAGCCGGGGGATTTCGAAAGACTTCTATCGGCAGAAGAATATTTAGAAAGAGTTGTGAAGGCTAGCTTGGGCGAAGCAAAACTTTGA
- a CDS encoding acetate--CoA ligase family protein — MNGVDDGVLKLLRPQSVAVIGASRDPSKIGYQVLKNILSSGFRGRVYAVNPNASEILGVKCYPSILDVPEPVDLAVVTVPAKLVPQVVEECGRKGVKAVAVISSGFKEVGNIELEKQLVETARKHGIRILGPNIVGVCDSITPINASFCQGAPIRGSIAFISQSGALSIALVGWTALKGVGLSALVSLGNKADLNEVDFIEFFGRDPHTKVITAYLEGIESGRRFMEVASKIAPVKPILVLKVGRGERALSAIMSHTGSLAGADAVVDAALEQSGVIRVPTFIELFDWAVALAQVPLPLGENVVIITNGGGAGVMATDAAEQYDVKLMDIPPDLAEKFRKYMPPFGSVFNPIDLTGMATEEWYKGAILEALKDERVHAVIVLYCHTAVTNPKAIADAILEAKREAGSSKPIIVSLIGGEECLREIERLTSEGVPAYESPEKAVAAMGAVYKYKRLRERLLKGKTYPTLRVDRAGARSIVEKALAEGRNALTPYEAAQLVKCYGIPVLEKRLTTSEEEAVRVAEEIGYPVVLEVESPQIIHKTEVGGILLDLKSPEEVAKGYRTIMANVKEKAPHAEVKGIVVRRMAPRGLEVLVGMHRDPFFGPVIAFGSGGVLVELMKDVVFRVAPVSLEDAEEMVKKTKAYMMMSGFRGQAELDVNAVIDTLLRVSQLAMDIPEISDIDINPFFVYEKGKGGLAIDVKVLLRPS, encoded by the coding sequence ATGAATGGAGTAGATGATGGCGTGCTAAAATTGCTCAGGCCGCAAAGCGTAGCTGTCATAGGAGCTTCCAGAGACCCCTCGAAAATAGGGTACCAGGTGCTCAAGAACATCCTTTCCTCCGGTTTCCGGGGTCGGGTTTACGCGGTGAATCCTAATGCTTCGGAGATTCTGGGTGTGAAGTGTTACCCGAGTATCCTGGATGTCCCGGAGCCTGTCGACCTCGCTGTGGTTACTGTGCCGGCGAAGCTCGTACCCCAGGTGGTCGAGGAGTGCGGGAGGAAGGGTGTGAAAGCGGTAGCCGTCATCTCCAGCGGATTCAAGGAGGTGGGGAACATCGAGCTCGAGAAACAACTCGTCGAAACAGCAAGGAAACACGGAATCCGAATCCTCGGACCCAACATCGTCGGCGTGTGTGACAGCATAACGCCCATCAACGCCAGCTTCTGTCAAGGAGCCCCGATAAGGGGCAGCATCGCTTTCATCTCACAGAGTGGCGCTCTAAGCATAGCCCTCGTGGGCTGGACGGCGTTAAAGGGCGTGGGACTTTCGGCTCTCGTTAGCCTGGGTAACAAGGCCGATTTAAACGAGGTGGACTTCATAGAGTTCTTTGGTCGCGATCCTCACACCAAGGTGATAACCGCATACTTGGAGGGTATAGAGAGTGGAAGGAGGTTCATGGAGGTGGCATCGAAGATCGCTCCGGTGAAGCCGATCCTGGTCCTCAAGGTCGGAAGGGGAGAGAGGGCTTTGAGCGCCATAATGTCCCATACGGGCTCGCTGGCAGGAGCAGATGCCGTCGTTGATGCTGCACTGGAGCAAAGCGGCGTCATCAGAGTGCCAACTTTCATAGAGCTCTTCGACTGGGCTGTAGCGCTGGCCCAGGTTCCCCTTCCCCTCGGTGAAAACGTCGTGATCATTACGAACGGGGGAGGGGCTGGCGTCATGGCTACTGATGCGGCGGAGCAATACGATGTCAAACTGATGGACATCCCCCCGGACCTGGCGGAAAAGTTTAGGAAATACATGCCCCCCTTTGGCAGCGTCTTCAATCCTATCGATCTAACGGGGATGGCGACGGAGGAGTGGTACAAAGGAGCGATACTTGAGGCGTTGAAGGATGAGAGAGTTCACGCCGTTATAGTTCTCTACTGCCATACGGCAGTGACTAACCCGAAGGCTATAGCTGACGCGATACTTGAAGCCAAAAGGGAGGCCGGATCTTCAAAACCGATCATCGTAAGCTTAATCGGCGGTGAGGAGTGCCTTAGGGAGATCGAGCGCCTTACGAGCGAGGGTGTTCCCGCCTACGAGTCCCCGGAGAAGGCTGTAGCAGCCATGGGGGCCGTCTACAAGTATAAGAGGTTACGGGAAAGGCTGCTGAAGGGGAAGACGTACCCTACGCTTCGTGTAGATCGGGCGGGTGCTAGAAGCATCGTGGAAAAAGCCCTAGCCGAGGGAAGAAACGCATTAACCCCCTATGAAGCTGCACAGCTGGTCAAGTGCTACGGAATCCCCGTGCTCGAGAAGCGCCTAACAACGAGCGAGGAAGAAGCAGTCAGAGTGGCGGAGGAGATAGGGTACCCCGTTGTTCTCGAGGTAGAATCCCCGCAGATAATCCACAAGACAGAGGTCGGAGGAATCTTGTTAGATTTGAAGAGCCCAGAGGAAGTTGCGAAGGGGTATAGGACTATCATGGCGAATGTGAAAGAGAAAGCGCCTCACGCGGAGGTGAAGGGGATCGTAGTTAGAAGAATGGCTCCGCGTGGATTAGAGGTTCTTGTTGGCATGCACAGGGATCCATTCTTCGGCCCGGTTATCGCATTCGGGAGTGGAGGCGTGCTGGTAGAACTCATGAAAGACGTCGTGTTCAGGGTTGCTCCGGTATCCCTCGAGGATGCTGAAGAAATGGTAAAGAAGACGAAAGCGTACATGATGATGTCGGGTTTCCGCGGACAGGCAGAGCTGGACGTTAACGCAGTTATAGACACGCTGCTGAGAGTTTCCCAGCTGGCGATGGATATACCCGAAATCAGTGACATCGACATAAATCCATTCTTCGTTTATGAGAAGGGTAAGGGAGGTCTAGCTATCGATGTCAAAGTTTTGCTTCGCCCAAGCTAG
- a CDS encoding FAD-dependent oxidoreductase, with the protein MRVAVIGYGAAGTASARYALSTNRQCTVIVFEKRRHAIYHPCSLPSVIAGEITLDRIIEEAPVTPRLTLSTSTVVEDIDVEGRRIRARDLRRGCVVNAEYDALVLATGSKPYIPSNLRIEDSSGVFTLKTLEDVNQALAAISKYDDSVVIGGSILGVEVAHALVQRGKRVTLIEKELQLLPGRLDKEIAEHVSKQLAGEGVDVLLGEAAVEVRGDLGDVTVVTSSGRVLKAGFAIIATGVKPDTQLAKQIGLELGMTGGVKVDETMKTSKDSVYAAGDLVEVRNILTGKPTLSLFASTAFLTGRVAGINAAGGEARFPGTLQSWVAHIGAFKLGAVGLSEAEAEREDLEPISSTLTLLNRPPFHTGAKAVTVKLIASRLDGRILGLQAVGEGNVLELLNVAALAIARGTTIEELWSFEHAYTPTLNDVVHPLHAAAEALEKRLGRRAISR; encoded by the coding sequence GTGCGCGTAGCAGTGATCGGTTACGGTGCGGCAGGAACAGCGTCAGCTCGCTACGCCCTCTCAACGAACAGGCAGTGTACAGTCATCGTTTTCGAGAAGCGAAGGCATGCGATTTATCACCCATGCTCGCTTCCCAGCGTAATAGCCGGTGAGATAACGCTGGATAGGATAATTGAAGAAGCACCTGTTACACCCCGTCTAACACTAAGCACGTCAACGGTAGTGGAGGACATCGATGTCGAAGGACGCAGAATTCGCGCCCGAGATCTTCGGAGAGGATGCGTAGTGAATGCAGAGTATGACGCGCTCGTATTGGCGACGGGTTCCAAACCATACATCCCCAGTAACCTTAGGATAGAAGATAGTAGTGGTGTCTTTACCCTCAAAACTCTTGAGGATGTTAACCAAGCGTTAGCCGCTATCAGCAAGTATGATGATTCTGTTGTTATTGGGGGCAGCATTCTCGGCGTCGAGGTTGCACATGCTCTGGTGCAGCGTGGCAAGCGAGTCACTTTGATCGAAAAAGAGTTGCAGCTTCTACCGGGCAGGCTCGATAAGGAGATTGCCGAGCATGTAAGCAAGCAACTCGCGGGAGAGGGTGTCGACGTGCTACTGGGCGAAGCAGCTGTGGAAGTGAGAGGCGATCTAGGGGACGTTACTGTCGTGACAAGCTCAGGGCGGGTCCTTAAGGCCGGGTTCGCTATCATTGCCACTGGTGTGAAGCCCGATACTCAACTCGCGAAGCAGATTGGACTCGAGCTAGGAATGACAGGCGGAGTTAAGGTAGATGAAACGATGAAGACGAGTAAAGATTCAGTTTACGCGGCGGGAGATCTCGTTGAAGTCAGGAACATCTTAACTGGAAAGCCTACACTCAGCCTCTTCGCTAGCACCGCTTTCCTTACTGGCCGCGTAGCAGGCATCAACGCTGCCGGGGGTGAGGCAAGGTTCCCTGGGACCCTGCAGAGCTGGGTTGCCCACATAGGAGCCTTTAAGCTGGGAGCAGTAGGCTTAAGCGAGGCGGAGGCTGAGAGGGAAGACTTGGAGCCAATCTCCTCAACATTAACCCTCCTGAACAGGCCACCGTTTCACACAGGAGCAAAGGCGGTAACGGTGAAGCTGATCGCTAGTAGGCTAGACGGTAGGATTCTAGGGTTGCAGGCCGTCGGTGAGGGAAACGTGCTCGAGCTACTTAACGTCGCAGCGCTCGCCATTGCTAGGGGCACAACGATAGAAGAGCTCTGGAGTTTCGAGCACGCCTACACGCCGACGCTAAACGACGTGGTACACCCGCTTCACGCAGCTGCGGAAGCGTTGGAGAAAAGGTTGGGCAGACGCGCTATCTCGCGCTAG
- a CDS encoding VWA domain-containing protein, giving the protein MALAFVDLRLAALAILLWLLLSMLLRRDSVYSGRKALIRTRKAIYATFSGGADLRKTLLQVSRGMKVLGVQIEPSQLIELAIRVSRKRARMRGRRKMSGASMAIDYTLPRGLYYKLHIPATLRRSAVLREFPRIGLDSLRAKLFVGRAKASLVLVLDSSASMMYSIRGILTALRTIEREARRYRDRVSVVVCKGFGAAVLQHPTTNFNLVQSKLSRIGLDDFTPLAAGMYMGLNVALAEKRRGYEPVIVIVSDGNANVPLEKRRGGVWKPALDPAVQSVMDVASQIARNGIETVVVNTKHREPSMEAEGMVISGTELLIQVARVTKGSYVGIIG; this is encoded by the coding sequence GTGGCGCTAGCCTTCGTGGATCTGAGACTGGCCGCGTTAGCCATCCTTCTCTGGCTCCTCTTGAGCATGCTACTGAGGAGGGACTCGGTGTACTCGGGGAGGAAGGCGCTAATCAGGACGAGGAAGGCAATCTACGCTACGTTTTCGGGCGGGGCTGATCTCCGAAAAACGCTCCTTCAGGTTTCGCGTGGCATGAAGGTACTGGGAGTTCAGATCGAGCCCAGCCAGCTGATAGAACTGGCGATTAGAGTGTCCCGTAAAAGGGCCAGAATGCGTGGTAGGAGAAAGATGAGTGGCGCATCGATGGCGATAGACTACACGCTACCCAGAGGACTCTACTATAAGCTTCACATCCCAGCCACGCTGAGGCGCAGCGCCGTATTAAGAGAGTTCCCACGCATCGGCTTAGATTCGCTCAGAGCGAAGCTGTTTGTAGGCCGGGCGAAAGCATCGTTGGTTCTCGTACTTGATTCAAGCGCTTCCATGATGTACTCGATCAGGGGGATTCTCACAGCTCTAAGGACGATAGAGAGGGAGGCGCGCAGGTACAGGGATCGCGTTTCAGTTGTAGTGTGTAAGGGATTCGGCGCTGCAGTGCTCCAGCATCCTACAACGAACTTCAATCTAGTACAGAGCAAGCTATCGAGAATAGGCCTCGACGATTTCACTCCGCTGGCCGCTGGAATGTACATGGGGCTTAACGTGGCCCTCGCGGAGAAGAGGAGGGGGTACGAACCGGTCATCGTGATCGTCAGTGACGGGAACGCTAACGTCCCGCTTGAGAAACGGAGAGGAGGAGTGTGGAAGCCCGCGCTCGATCCAGCCGTTCAATCGGTCATGGACGTGGCATCACAGATAGCGAGGAACGGCATCGAGACTGTAGTCGTGAACACAAAGCATAGAGAGCCCTCAATGGAGGCTGAGGGCATGGTCATCAGCGGTACGGAACTCTTGATACAAGTAGCTCGCGTAACAAAGGGAAGTTATGTGGGCATTATAGGCTGA
- a CDS encoding ATP-binding protein: MPIVELPIGATEDVVLGTINIERTLKEGRIVFEPGLLGRANRGILYIDEVNLLPDHIVDSILDAAASGWHTVAREGITLRHPARFILIGTMNPEEGELRPQLLDRFAIGVRAETVKDSKLRAEIIKRNIEFDSDPAAFEEKWRPIEEEIRFRILRARELLPYVSVDDLYYELVAKVCSRLEVDGYRPDITAVKVARALAALDGRTQVNEEDLRVGLELALSHRTRAEGLKPPPAKEEIYAAFSEALGKKPTVQKEDVLEKKPQVRFFPRWAY; the protein is encoded by the coding sequence ATGCCTATCGTGGAGTTACCGATAGGGGCTACGGAGGATGTAGTTCTCGGGACGATAAACATAGAGCGAACCCTGAAAGAGGGGAGGATAGTGTTTGAGCCGGGTCTGCTGGGAAGAGCAAACAGAGGTATCCTTTATATCGATGAAGTCAACCTCCTTCCCGACCATATTGTCGACTCCATCCTTGACGCTGCTGCCTCTGGTTGGCACACGGTAGCGCGAGAGGGGATCACGCTGCGCCACCCCGCCCGCTTCATCCTCATCGGAACGATGAACCCCGAGGAGGGTGAACTAAGGCCGCAGCTGCTCGATCGTTTCGCTATCGGTGTTCGAGCGGAAACGGTCAAAGATTCTAAACTGAGGGCCGAGATCATCAAGAGGAACATAGAGTTCGATAGTGATCCAGCAGCGTTCGAAGAGAAATGGAGGCCGATCGAGGAGGAGATCAGATTTCGGATCCTTAGGGCTCGAGAACTTTTACCCTACGTAAGCGTCGATGACCTATACTATGAGCTCGTAGCTAAAGTTTGCTCAAGGTTGGAGGTCGATGGTTACAGGCCAGACATAACCGCTGTGAAGGTCGCGAGGGCTCTCGCCGCTCTCGACGGCAGAACACAGGTGAACGAGGAGGATCTGCGCGTAGGCCTGGAGCTTGCGTTAAGCCATAGGACGAGAGCTGAGGGATTAAAGCCTCCACCTGCAAAAGAGGAGATTTACGCAGCATTCAGCGAAGCTTTAGGCAAGAAGCCCACGGTGCAAAAGGAGGATGTTCTCGAGAAGAAACCTCAAGTAAGGTTTTTTCCCCGATGGGCGTATTAG
- a CDS encoding thioredoxin family protein: MGARRVARTNMPVEYDAELVNELRQALSGLINPVKLLFFRNTKEECEHCDDIREILSLLEKASDKIKVVELTESSKEASRLEVSLFPAIVVHGVEEYNIRFFGTPAGYEFGALVEDVIDASRGEPRNLSPQLADAIRRYVTRKTRIKVFVTPTCPYCPAAVRAAHRYAMVNRMIYGDMIEALEFAELADAHRVYAVPKVVIEVDGENMSEFEGAAPDSYFVAEILKANGIDPGSVGLRVMRYR; encoded by the coding sequence ATGGGTGCTAGGAGAGTTGCACGGACAAACATGCCAGTCGAGTATGACGCTGAGCTAGTGAACGAGCTCCGGCAGGCGCTAAGCGGGTTGATTAACCCAGTCAAGCTGCTGTTCTTCCGAAATACAAAGGAGGAGTGTGAACATTGCGACGATATAAGGGAGATCCTAAGTCTACTAGAGAAAGCTTCCGATAAAATCAAAGTCGTGGAGCTTACAGAAAGCTCCAAGGAAGCTTCACGTCTGGAGGTCTCCTTGTTCCCGGCTATCGTGGTTCATGGAGTTGAAGAGTACAACATTCGTTTCTTTGGTACGCCTGCCGGCTACGAGTTTGGAGCCCTCGTTGAGGACGTCATCGATGCATCGAGAGGTGAGCCGAGAAACCTCTCCCCCCAACTGGCTGACGCGATTCGGAGGTACGTTACAAGAAAGACCCGCATAAAGGTGTTTGTGACTCCTACCTGCCCCTACTGTCCTGCAGCTGTACGAGCTGCTCACCGCTACGCGATGGTAAACCGCATGATATATGGAGACATGATTGAAGCACTCGAGTTCGCCGAGCTAGCGGATGCACATAGAGTTTATGCAGTCCCCAAGGTGGTCATCGAAGTCGATGGGGAGAATATGAGCGAATTCGAAGGGGCAGCTCCCGACAGCTACTTCGTAGCGGAGATCCTGAAGGCAAACGGTATAGACCCGGGGTCAGTGGGTCTCAGAGTGATGAGATACCGTTAG
- a CDS encoding DUF92 domain-containing protein, with translation MQPEQIAGAALTVTAVVIAKKHKALDDAGIFAALVIALILLVLEAKLLLLMMLFFFTSSAFTFLGYERKEKTGAAERKAGRSASQVLCSGSVPAFITLAAVLLPPAERQALVLAAAASIAYANADTWAAEIGSLSRSQPVLITNPSVRVPHGVSGGVTVQGELGAVAGSAVIAAAAGLLNMFSPASIPLIFAMGWVGEIVDAIIGASLQIKYKCPKCNVLTDKEVHVCGARTVRAGGLKHVKNEIVNLLTESAVSLATFAFTLWCL, from the coding sequence TTGCAGCCAGAGCAAATCGCTGGTGCCGCTTTAACGGTCACGGCGGTGGTTATCGCAAAGAAGCATAAGGCGCTTGATGATGCGGGTATATTCGCGGCTCTCGTGATCGCGCTCATTCTTCTGGTTTTGGAGGCTAAACTTTTGCTTCTCATGATGCTCTTCTTCTTTACTTCGTCAGCGTTCACTTTTCTCGGATACGAGAGAAAGGAGAAGACTGGTGCAGCCGAAAGAAAGGCTGGCAGAAGCGCTTCGCAAGTGTTATGCAGCGGCTCCGTCCCAGCTTTTATCACACTTGCGGCGGTATTGCTGCCGCCCGCTGAGAGGCAGGCCCTGGTTTTAGCAGCAGCAGCGTCCATAGCTTATGCTAACGCCGATACGTGGGCCGCCGAGATCGGTTCGTTGAGTAGAAGTCAGCCAGTGCTCATCACGAATCCGAGCGTAAGAGTACCTCATGGGGTTTCTGGTGGCGTAACCGTACAGGGAGAACTTGGAGCCGTTGCGGGCTCGGCGGTAATTGCTGCAGCTGCAGGCTTGCTGAATATGTTTAGCCCAGCAAGTATCCCTCTGATTTTCGCAATGGGATGGGTCGGGGAGATTGTTGATGCCATAATCGGCGCTTCGCTGCAAATCAAGTACAAGTGCCCTAAGTGCAACGTGCTCACTGATAAGGAGGTGCACGTATGCGGTGCTCGCACCGTTAGAGCAGGGGGCTTAAAACATGTGAAAAATGAGATCGTCAATCTCCTGACCGAAAGTGCGGTATCCCTTGCGACCTTCGCTTTTACTTTATGGTGTCTGTGA